The Synchiropus splendidus isolate RoL2022-P1 chromosome 8, RoL_Sspl_1.0, whole genome shotgun sequence nucleotide sequence ctcaaccttgtggacagccttcccagaagagtagaagctgtaatagctgcaaaaggtggagCAACATCATATTGTACCTTAAgggttaggaatgggatggcaattaagttcatatgtgagtcaaggcaggtgagcaaataccttttggtaatatagtgtACATCTATATAGGACTTGGAAAAAATGTCCAATGCATGAATGAGCAGTTTGAATGACCCTAAATAACAATGAtagcaacacaacaacaaaaccctTTTTGAAATGGCATTTATTTAGAGATTAAAGGTGAAACTGAAATTTTGAATCGACAGATGTTCAACTAGTTCAAATGACAAAAAGGCAAAGACATTGTTTTGTAGCAACGATCAACAGAAGTTAACAATAAAATTGAGCTGTGTCTTTCACATTTTCAGAcacctctagatggcactctcaacTCTAAAACCTTTGTTTTGCCACcattttcatgaaacctcccatcatctttaaatgatgcttcatgaagctttatATATGCCCCATTACTGCCAATAGGTGCACAAGTCTCAAAAATCTCTGTGACTCATGCTCAACAGCCTCATTTCTTCTCAACAGGAAAGAATATCCAACCATCTCGAAGAATATCATTCGCCAAAGACTCAATTCTTCGCATCAGTTCCCTCGTCACCTGGCTGGTAAACTGGGTGGTGCGGTCATGGCAGGGCACGCTCAAGTCCTATCCTCCTATCAGTATGAATCTGGGGTGCCCCTGTCCAACTCTGAGCTCCAGGACACCATTTCAGCTCCGTTCCAACAGGGCAGAGACACCAGTCTTTTATACCATTGCTTCAAGCATAGAGGTAAGCGCTGTACTGTGTCAGACTTGCTTTAAAAAGAATCCGAGTCAAACTGAGACTGTGCCTTACAGAAAACCCCAGACACTTGGAGCTTGGATGTAAGCGGCCATATTTGGAGACATCCTCCATTGTATCAGAAAATCATTACTTTCGCCCACCACCCTCTTATGAGTCGCCCATTCTATCTCATCCATACTGCAGTGAGGCCATCAGCTCCAGAGAAGCCTGTATGTATGGAAACACGGAGACAGAGTCTGGACCTGGGGGTGTGGAGGCAGAAGACATGGCCAACTCGCCCTCAGTAAGTTGCAACATGTGGGCAACAGTGCAGTCCTACTCGCGCTACAGCATGGAGAGTATGCCATATCAGCCCTTCGCAGCACACTTGAACAGCCCTCCAGCACCGGTGGTGCCGCACCTCACATCAGCCATGGCATCACGCACTCAGTCAGAAATGGGAGTCTACAACTCTTCTGCCATGCAGCGCAGCATCTCCATGCCTCCGCCTTCATCCACTTgctcctcagctgctgtggGCCCCAGGGATAGATCAAGTCATCCTGCTCAGTACCAAAAAAAGCCAATGTCCTCCATGCGCTCTCAAAGGAACTTTTCTAACTACCCCTCTCAGAGTACACTCTCGATCCGTGACCCGTCCCATCAGTACCAAGTCGGTGTGAGCAGTGTGGGGACTCAGTGGACTGAAAGTTAGAGCAAACCAGTGGACAGAGAAAGTCAGTCCTCCAAGTGTGTAGACTGTTGGTGACCTTTGACTATTGAATGATCAAAGTATGCTCCCGGCAAGCGTAGCATCCGTTCTCTTAACGGACAACTTGTTTACAACTTCCACAGGGATAGCCGGATGTATGCAAtgtgatttttatcattgttCAGTAGTACCACATGCAGCGTAACCAAAGGATTTATGCTCACACAGTACAGTGTGATGTTTCTTACCATGACctgagtgaaataaaacagaTACAACCCTACAACCTTGTATGGTGTTTCAGGAAAAACGGTGTATGCTGGTCCTTTATCTAGCTTTGAATGCATCTACTGTAAAAATAAGAATTTGAAGTCAAGGAAGTAACTCTTGTTTGCGTACTATCCCAGTGGCAACATTTCACTAACACTAACTAACTCTATTATACGCATTCAGCGATGAGTGACCATATCGCAAGACACACAGATTTGGCTCAATTAAAAAATAGCATTGTCCTGTCCTGTTACAACTTGAACCGAAAATTGAGCGGCGGACGACCAGCTCAAGGTCCTGCCTTTAAGACATGCAATAAAAAACAAGGAGACTTTTAGACTGTCATTAAATAGGTGTGCTTATCTCAAGCCTTTTATTTCTTTAAGTAAAAGGCGTGAAATTGTCTTAGAATTATCTTCATTGGTCAACACATGGAGGGTTATGAGTCATAAGCATATTCTGCATCTGCCACGTTGTTCCAAATGTCCATAGAAGAGCTAGTGAGCCTTGAGCCCATAAAGGTTGGACCAGCAAAGCAGCTCTACGGTCTATGTCTGGTTTTGTGTTGAGCTACATATACTACAGTAGTTCCTGTCTAGGTGCTTATCAAATCTGTTTTCAAAATCTGCTTAGCCTTCTAGATTGTCACAATTTTGGTGCAGTGCCTGTATGTCTATGGTGTTGTCAAATACTATATAGTACTGCAGTTGTCATCATTAAGGTATCTTTCTCAACCCTTTCTTCTTCAATAAAAAATAGTTTCACCATATGACATTTTTCTATAGATGCAAGCGACCTATTTTTGACTCATTGAAGAGTATTACACACATTCACTGTATACTCAGTGCAGCTATTTCAGAACAATGTCCACAGCATGTCCAAGTTAATCTTGATTTTGAATTTGTCactctgtttgaaatgtttttaatgttctcAACACCTGAGTGGCCATCAATGCATTCTTCAGTCACACACTTTCCTATCTTGGAAATTTGTGTCAAATGTGATTCTGCAGTTGGAACGCAGAGTTAGTTGAAGCAAACCTGCCAGAGTTTTCCTCTCTTCCAGAAAAACTAATCCAGTGTTTTCTTCctttcccttccttcttttttaCTCTGCCATAAATGAAcagcaacatgtttttttttgtagttgtcTGAAAACAACTCCTGATATACTCAAGTTCTCCGGCTGTTAATACACAACAGGATCAGTTACAGAACACGTCAGCCATCGCTCCCAGTGCAGCGAAGAAGTCGGACAGAACCAGATGTGATCTTAAGGAACCATTGTTAAGCCAAAAAGAGCTGCGCACAAATCCCTCTCACAAATGATTTACTTGGACAAAAATCCTTATAAAGCAGCCGGGTCAGAGGAGCTGGACCAACACGCTCTCTTTCATGTGCCAATGAGCTACAAGAGATTTGTGTTCTTTGTAAAAACATCAAACATTAGAACtatctgcattttcttttccttattaacatttttcatgtttgcacACTATTGCTTAATGTAGTATTTGCACGTTTTCACTGTCATAATTACAACAAAGATACCTCTGTAAACGTTTCATTAATCTTTGACTCCTTTTACAACCACCAAAACATTTTCCCCTCAGGTACTGTAGCCTGTACGGCGCCAGGTGTGTTTCCATATCATGCAAattgttttctcattttataAGCTTCATCGATTGATCTCGACAGGTGAGAATAGTTACGTGACTCAATAGGAACTCAATGCTGTAACGCTCAAAGTGTGTACCTCTTCTTTGTTTTCAATTGTTTACTTCAGTGTCTAAGTCAAAGCTTAATTCTGCAAGATCATACGGacctgtttcttttttaatgtattCTAGGAAAAGATTTAGCCTCAGTAGAGCGACTCCTGCTGTTCTACCAAATATAATGTGTAATTTGTTTTCCGAAATTCGCAGTCACATTTCTTGTctactattttcaagtggacttttgcgtctgaTGTTGACGCaggagtcaaatgtttccccttcTGCGTGAAGTTGTACAAGAAGGGGATAAGGTTAGGATGCACATCTTTCTTTGACGTAACTCGCTGCCCACAGCAGAGGCACAGAAGGCCGACTTCAGCGTCACACGAAGGGGCACATGCAATTGGCATTTGGTGCCTAGCAGTGACAATATGTTGTCGTAGTTAGCCAAAGGTCTATATTTGCATCTCATGTACCttctgaagtttgttttttattttgttttcttgttcatTGTTATGATGAAAGAGCCATTACACACGGACACGGGAGGGACGATTCTCTCACTGATCTCAAAGTCAGGACAGCCCTAGCGCTAGGTTCGAAACGTGTGGCGGAACAGAGGCGACTCACAGATCATTGGATCTCAAGGACCAAGgaaacgaaaacaaagagaatgGACTGAGAAGCGCAAACAACTGACAACTCAATGTTGTTTACATCGCTCTTCCAATGCAAAATACGAAATAAAATTTCTTATTTACATCATGAACTccagacagagagaggaagtTCATCGTAAGCATCCAGACTTCTCTTTAAATAGTCACTTTGTACTGGACCATTTTTCTGTGTGTAGATCTATGACTCCTGCTTCTCAAGAGTGGGATTCATGGACTATTAATAAATCCag carries:
- the tbx4 gene encoding T-box transcription factor TBX4 isoform X1 produces the protein MLQEKVSSVPHECVSQVQSREEAVNLLPEQSRLNLSTAPSISSSREPDQSIDNIKVALHERELWRKFHDTGTEMIITKAGRRMFPSYKVKVTGMNPKTKYILLIDVVPADDHRYKFCDNKWMVAGKAEPAMPGRLYVHPDSPATGAHWMRQLVSFQKLKLTNNHLDPFGHIILNSMHKYQPRVHIVKADENNAFGSKNTAYCTHVFHETAFISVTSYQNHKITQLKIENNPFAKGFRGNEEGELRVSRLQGKEYPTISKNIIRQRLNSSHQFPRHLAGKLGGAVMAGHAQVLSSYQYESGVPLSNSELQDTISAPFQQGRDTSLLYHCFKHRENPRHLELGCKRPYLETSSIVSENHYFRPPPSYESPILSHPYCSEAISSREACMYGNTETESGPGGVEAEDMANSPSVSCNMWATVQSYSRYSMESMPYQPFAAHLNSPPAPVVPHLTSAMASRTQSEMGVYNSSAMQRSISMPPPSSTCSSAAVGPRDRSSHPAQYQKKPMSSMRSQRNFSNYPSQSTLSIRDPSHQYQVGVSSVGTQWTES